In Xyrauchen texanus isolate HMW12.3.18 chromosome 27, RBS_HiC_50CHRs, whole genome shotgun sequence, one genomic interval encodes:
- the LOC127620947 gene encoding tyrosine-protein kinase ABL2-like gives MPLRTLPSSSSFEEERARLTSLPCPQDVDHYCFSEALHRPFGLDSSALTEAVRWSSKENLLGAAESDPNLFVALYDFVASGDNTLSITKGEKLRVLGYNQNGEWSEVRSKNGQGWVPSNYITPVNSLEKHSWYHGPVSRSAAEYLLSSLINGSFLVRESESSPGQLSISLRYEGRVYHYRINTASDGRVYVTAESRFSTLAELVHHHSTVADGLVTTLHYPAPKCNKPTVYGVSPIHDKWEMERTDITMKHKLGGGQYGEVYVGVWKKYNLTVAVKTLKEDTMEVEEFLKEAAVMKEVKHPNLVQLLGVCTLEPPFYIVTEYMPHGNLLDYLRECDREQVNAVVLLYMATQISSAMEYLEKKNFIHRDLAARNCLVAENHVVKVADFGLSRLMTGDTYTAHAGAKFPIKWTAPESLAYNTFSIKSDVWAFGVLLWEIATYGMSPYPGIDLSQVYDLLEKGYRMEQPEGCPPKVYELMRACWQWSPLDRPSFAEIHQAFETMFHDSSISEEVAEELCKTASGGHAHTFGFDMPLLPSKSRAQKKHSENKENMEEAGLHGPAGFAASLFSGDGRSSSSPALPRKQRDKSPSSLLEDSQDTTFNRDRKTGFFSSFIKKKSSSTSSPQQQQNLPMPPKRSSSSREMETQPHKKYEPTAGFGGPPPPLPQTDGLSFSPSHGEGNHVQSRCCGATFGQKPSNSGGTSSQVGGSSSWGSLAGFFTPRLIKKTLGLRTGKPSGIDEGGGTKPFPRSNSTSSMSAGLPDLERMALTLPRNRSKPPLERTASTTSQPENGAARPSDAILRKFDEGTAQIRDRPKAKLLPRGVVASGGGGVRAPGVGGEADSDSNPRLKDGYEDRQGWSSPSKTSTLGSVNLHNHKVPVLISPTLKHSSSDALLVGVDSQGNRFKLLSDSDRDRPRLVKPKCAPPPPPMLRSLQHTYCADAADEAVSGNVEVNGDGVKKSGRETRGVRPSIPPPQVPPAPLVPSSNTTTQTKMANGASTGPGPTSAKPNFRRTRQQAERIPLEKISKEALLKCAECLSSALQGTTELSSSSQVLDVGHQLLDYCSGYVDCIPQTRNKFAFREAVGKLELSLQELRASSTGGGGGPGTSPAVDNLHTCIKEISDVVQR, from the exons GAGAAAAGCTGCGAGTGCTGGGCTACAACCAGAATGGAGAGTGGAGTGAAGTGCGTTCAAAGAATGGTCAGGGTTGGGTACCCAGTAACTACATCACCCCTGTGAACAGTTTAGAAAAGCACAGTTGGTATCACGGGCCTGTGTCCCGCAGCGCCGCAGAGTACCTGCTCAGTAGCCTGATCAATGGCAGCTTTTTGGTTAGGGAGAGTGAGAGCAGCCCTGGCCAGCTCTCCATTTCATTGCGCTACGAGGGACGGGTCTATCATTACCGGATCAACACCGCCTCTGACGGAAGG GTCTATGTAACGGCCGAGAGTCGTTTTAGCACATTAGCTGAGCTGGTTCATCATCATTCTACAGTGGCAGATGGTCTCGTAACCACACTACACTACCCCGCCCCAAAATGCAACAAGCCCACAGTCTACGGCGTCTCACCCATCCACGACAAGTGGGAGATGGAACGAACCGACATCACCATGAAGCACAAGCTTGGAGGAGGCCAGTATGGAGAGGTGTACGTCGGAGTTTGGAAGAAGTACAACCTCACTGTTGCTGTCAAAACACTAAAG gaggACACTATGGAGGTCGAGGAGTTTCTGAAGGAGGCTGCAGTCATGAAGGAGGTGAAACATCCCAATCTAGTACAGTTACTTG GTGTTTGTACGTTGGAGCCTCCATTCTACATAGTGACTGAGTACATGCCACATGGTAACCTGCTGGACTACCTGCGTGAGTGTGATAGGGAGCAGGTGAATGCTGTGGTGCTGCTCTATATGGCCACTCAGATCTCATCTGCCATGGAGTATCTAGAGAAGAAAAACTTCATTCACAG GGACTTGGCTGCACGTAACTGCCTGGTTGCGGAGAATCACGTAGTGAAGGTGGCTGATTTCGGACTGAGCCGTCTGATGACCGGAGACACCTACACTGCTCATGCAGGAGCTAAATTCCCCATCAAATGGACGGCACCAGAAAGTCTGGCCTACAACACCTTCTCCATCAAATCAGATGTTTGGG CATTTGGAGTGTTACTTTGGGAGATTGCGACTTACGGCATGTCTCCATACCCAGGGATTGACCTTTCTCAAGTATACGACCTGCTGGAGAAGGGCTACCGAATGGAGCAGCCTGAGGGCTGTCCACCTAAAGTCTATGAGCTCATGAGAGCCT GCTGGCAATGGAGTCCATTGGACAGACCTTCATTTGCTGAGATTCACCAAGCCTTTGAGACCATGTTCCATGACTCCAGCATCTCAGAAG AGGTGGCAGAAGAGTTGTGTAAAACCGCGTCTGGTGGACATGCGCACACCTTCGGTTTTGATATGCCACTCTTGCCTTCAAAGTCTCGTGCACAGAAGAAACACTCTGAGAACAAAGAGAATATGGAAGAGGCAGGACTCCACGGCCCTGCAG GTTTTGCAGCCTCGCTTTTTTCTGGTGATGGGCGCTCCAGCAGCTCTCCGGCCTTACCACGCAAACAGAGGGATAAATCTCCCTCTAGCCTGCTCGAGGACTCCCAGGACACCACCTTCAACCGTGACCGCAAGACTGGCTTCTTCAGTTCTTTCATAAAGAAAAAATCCTCTTCCACTTCTTCACCTCAACAGCAACAAAATCTCCCGATGCCTCCCAAGAGGAGCAGTTCTTCCAGAGAGATGGAGACCCAGCCTCATAAAAAGTATGAGCCCACAGCAGGGTTTGGGGGCCCTCCTCCTCCTTTGCCACAGACTGATGGGTTGAGTTTCTCTCCATCTCATGGAGAAGGCAACCATGTGCAGTCCCGCTGCTGTGGGGCCACATTTGGGCAAAAGCCTTCAAACTCTGGAGGAACCTCTAGTCAGGTAGGAGGAAGCAGTAGCTGGGGAAGCCTAGCAGGCTTCTTCACTCCTCGCCTTATCAAAAAGACCCTGGGATTGCGGACTGGTAAGCCTTCTGGGATAGATGAAGGGGGAGGAACCAAGCCTTTCCCACGTTCCAATTCAACTTCCTCTATGTCTGCTGGGTTGCCAGATTTGGAGCGAATGGCGCTGACGTTACCAAGAAACCGCAGCAAACCCCCACTAGAGCGTACAGCTTCCACCACTTCACAGCCTGAGAATGGGGCAGCACGACCTTCGGATGCAATCCTAAGGAAGTTTGATGAAGGTACAGCTCAGATACGGGACCGTCCCAAAGCCAAGCTCTTACCACGAGGGGTGGTGGCAAGTGGGGGAGGTGGAGTAAGGGCTCCAGGGGTTGGGGGAGAGGCTGATTCAGACTCCAACCCACGGTTAAAAGACGGGTACGAAGACAGGCAAGGCTGGTCGTCTCCATCAAAAACCTCCACTCTTGGCTCGGTCAATCTGCACAATCACAAAGTTCCAGTGTTGATCTCCCCTACCCTAAAGCACAGCTCATCCGATGCACTCCTAGTTGGCGTGGACTCTCAGGGCAACCGATTCAAACTACTGTCTGACAGCGATCGTGACCGGCCGCGACTTGTGAAGCCCAAATGTGCACCCCCTCCCCCACCCATGCTTCGCTCCCTCCAACACACCTATTGTGCCGATGCAGCTGATGAAGCAGTCAGTGGCAATGTAGAGGTCAATGGAGATGGGGTCAAAAAATCAGGGAGAGAAACAAGAGGGGTGCGTCCATCAATACCACCACCACAAGTGCCTCCAGCCCCCTTAGTCCCCTCTAGTAACACCACCACCCAGACTAAAATGGCCAACGGTGCTTCCACTGGACCTGGCCCCACTTCCGCAAAACCTAACTTTAGACGGACTCGACAGCAGGCAGAACGGATTCCCCTGGAGAAGATTAGCAAGGAAGCTCTTTTGAAATGTGCTGAATGCTTGAGTAGTGCCCTTCAAGGCACCACTGAGCTGTCATCCAGCAGCCAGGTATTAGATGTGGGACATCAGCTTTTGGACTATTGCTCTGGATATGTTGATTGCATCCCACAGACACGTAATAAGTTTGCCTTTCGTGAGGCAGTGGGAAAACTTGAGTTGAGTCTACAGGAGCTTCGTGCATCCTctacaggtggtggagggggaccTGGGACCAGCCCTGCTGTTGATAACTTGCACACCTGCATTAAAGAGATCAGTGATGTGGTGCAAAGGTAG